One window of the Entelurus aequoreus isolate RoL-2023_Sb linkage group LG18, RoL_Eaeq_v1.1, whole genome shotgun sequence genome contains the following:
- the trim2a gene encoding tripartite motif-containing protein 2 isoform X1 produces the protein MAADGSTIPSPVVRQIDKQFLICSICLDRYHNPKVLPCLHTFCETCLQNYIPAHSLTLSCPVCRQTSILPEKGVAALQNNFFITNLMDVLQRSPGSCSQEAAALNDITTVAAGQLLSCPNHGGNVMEFYCPPCETAMCQECTSGEHGEHPTVPLKDVVEQHKASLQGQLDAVKRRLPEIDVALLTLSEILQRLTGQKSSIEEDIHAAFDELQKTLNVRKSVLLMELEVNFGLKQKVLQAQLDSLMQGQEGIHSSCSFTEQALSHGTEAEVLLVKKQMSERLAELAARDLPLRPGENDQLDFHIETDGLKKSIHNVGTVVTTNAVASETVATGEGLRHCVVGVPTSITITTKDKDGDLCKMGNAVLTADISSADGGKGDGQIVDNKNGTYEYLFTAPKEGTFSLSLLLYEQHIKGSPFRTKATKSTDVSTASDGVKKRLKSPGSGHVKQRAIKRPASMYSTGRRKENPIEDDLIFRIGTKGRNKGEFTNLQGVAASLGKVLIADSNNQCVQIFSNEGLFRTRFGVRGRTPGQMQRPTGVAVHPTGDIIIADYDNKWVSIFSSDGKFKNKLGSGKLMGPKGVSVDRNGHVIVVDNKACCIFIFQVNGKLVTKFGNRGNGDKQFAGPHFAAVNNNNEIIITDFHNHSVKVFNTEGEFLLKFGSNGEGNGQFNAPTGVAVDVNGNIIVADWGNSRIQVFDGSGSFLSYINTSADPLYGPQGLALTSDGHVVVADSGNHCFKVYRYLQ, from the exons ATGGCCGCTGACGGCTCCACCATTCCCAGCCCTGTGGTACGCCAGATCGACAAGCAGTTCCTGATCTGCAGCATATGTCTGGACCGCTACCACAACCCCAAAGTGCTGCCTTGCTTGCACACCTTTTGTGAGAC GTGCTTGCAGAACTACATCCCGGCCCACAGCCTGACCTTGTCGTGCCCCGTGTGCCGCCAGACGTCCATCCTGCCCGAGAAGGGCGTGGCGGCCTTGCAGAACAACTTCTTCATCACCAACTTGATGGACGTCCTGCAGCGCTCGCCGGGCAGCTGCAGCCAGGAGGCCGCCGCCCTCAACGACATCACCACGGTGGCGGCGGGGCAGCTCCTCTCCTGCCCCAACCATGGCGGCAAT GTGATGGAGTTCTACTGTCCGCCGTGCGAGACGGCCATGTGTCAGGAGTGTACGAGTGGCGAGCacggagaacatcccactgtgcCTCTTAAAGACGTGGTGGAGCAGCACAAGGCCTCCTTGCAGGGCCAGCTGGATGCGGTCAAGAGGAG GCTTCCTGAGATTGACGTCGCCCTGCTGACTTTGTCCGAGATCCTGCAGCGGCTGACGGGTCAGAAGAGCTCCATCGAGGAGGACATCCACGCCGCCTTCGACGAGCTGCAGAAGACGCTTAACGTGCGCAAGAGCGTCCTGCTCATGGAGCTGGAAGTCAACTTCGGCCTCAAGCAGAAG GTGCTTCAGGCCCAGCTGGACAGCCTCATGCAGGGCCAGGAGGGCATCCACAGCAGCTGCAGCTTCACCGAGCAAGCCCTGAGCCACGGCACCGAGGCCGAGGTCCTCCTGGTGAAGAAGCAGATGAGCGAGCGTCTGGCCGAGCTGGCGGCGCGAGACCTCCCCCTGCGGCCCGGAGAGAACGACCAGCTGGACTTCCACATCGAGACGGATGGTCTGAAGAAGTCCATCCACAACGTCGGCACCGTGGTAACCACCAACGCCGTGGCGTCTGAGACGGTCGCGACCGGCGAGGGGTTACGCCACTGTGTGGTAGGGGTGCCTACTTCCATCACCATCACGACTAAGGACAAAGACGGGGATCTTTGTAAAATGGGCAACGCCGTCCTCACCGCCGACATCTCCTCGGCGGACGGCGGCAAAGGAGACGGGCAGATAGTGGACAACAAGAACGGCACCTACGAGTACCTGTTCACAGCCCCCAAAGAGGGTACCTTCAGCTTGTCGCTGCTTCTCTATGAGCAGCACATTAAAGGCAGCCCCTTCAGGACCAAGGCCACCAAGTCTACGGACGTGTCCACGGCCTCGGACGGCGTCAAGAAGAGGCTGAAGTCGCCGGGCAGCGGACACGTCAAGCAAAGGGCCATCAAGAGGCCGGCCAGTATGTACAGCACCGGCAGGAGGAAAGAGAACCCCATAGAGGACGATCTCATCTTCAGGATAG GCACCAAAGGGCGAAACAAAGGAGAGTTCACAAATCTTCAGGGCGTGGCTGCATCTCTTGGCAAAGTGCTGATAGCGGACAGCAACAACCAGTGTGTGCAG ATTTTCTCTAACGAGGGCCTGTTCCGAACTCGTTTTGGGGTCCGGGGCAGGACTCCCGGTCAGATGCAGCGACCCACCGGAGTGGCTGTCCACCCGACTGGTGACATCATCATTGCTGATTATGACAACAAATGGGTCAGCATTTTTTCTAGTGACGGCAAGTTTAAG AACAAGCTCGGCTCAGGGAAGCTGATGGGCCCAAAAGGCGTGTCGGTGGACAGAAACGGTCACGTTATCGTGGTCGACAACAAGGCCTGCTGCATCTTCATTTTTCAGGTCAACGGCAAGCTGGTCACTAAGTTTGGCAACCGTGGCAACGGTGACAAGCAGTTTGCAG GGCCTCACTTTGccgctgtcaacaacaacaatgaaATCATCATCACGGATTTCCACAACCACTCAGTCAAG GTGTTCAACACAGAGGGGGAGTTCCTTTTGAAGTTTGGCTCTAACGGCGAGGGTAACGGCCAGTTCAACGCCCCCACAGGAGTGGCGGTGGATGTCAACGGGAACATCATCGTGGCAGACTGGGGGAACAGCAGGATacag GTGTTTGATGGCAGCGGTTCTTTCCTGTCCTACATCAACACGTCAGCTGACCCGCTGTACGGCCCTCAGGGTCTGGCTCTTACCTCAGACGGACACGTGGTGGTGGCCGACTCGGGAAACCACTGTTTCAAAGTCTACCGCTACCTGCAGTAG
- the trim2a gene encoding tripartite motif-containing protein 2 isoform X2, with translation MDVLQRSPGSCSQEAAALNDITTVAAGQLLSCPNHGGNVMEFYCPPCETAMCQECTSGEHGEHPTVPLKDVVEQHKASLQGQLDAVKRRLPEIDVALLTLSEILQRLTGQKSSIEEDIHAAFDELQKTLNVRKSVLLMELEVNFGLKQKVLQAQLDSLMQGQEGIHSSCSFTEQALSHGTEAEVLLVKKQMSERLAELAARDLPLRPGENDQLDFHIETDGLKKSIHNVGTVVTTNAVASETVATGEGLRHCVVGVPTSITITTKDKDGDLCKMGNAVLTADISSADGGKGDGQIVDNKNGTYEYLFTAPKEGTFSLSLLLYEQHIKGSPFRTKATKSTDVSTASDGVKKRLKSPGSGHVKQRAIKRPASMYSTGRRKENPIEDDLIFRIGTKGRNKGEFTNLQGVAASLGKVLIADSNNQCVQIFSNEGLFRTRFGVRGRTPGQMQRPTGVAVHPTGDIIIADYDNKWVSIFSSDGKFKNKLGSGKLMGPKGVSVDRNGHVIVVDNKACCIFIFQVNGKLVTKFGNRGNGDKQFAGPHFAAVNNNNEIIITDFHNHSVKVFNTEGEFLLKFGSNGEGNGQFNAPTGVAVDVNGNIIVADWGNSRIQVFDGSGSFLSYINTSADPLYGPQGLALTSDGHVVVADSGNHCFKVYRYLQ, from the exons ATGGACGTCCTGCAGCGCTCGCCGGGCAGCTGCAGCCAGGAGGCCGCCGCCCTCAACGACATCACCACGGTGGCGGCGGGGCAGCTCCTCTCCTGCCCCAACCATGGCGGCAAT GTGATGGAGTTCTACTGTCCGCCGTGCGAGACGGCCATGTGTCAGGAGTGTACGAGTGGCGAGCacggagaacatcccactgtgcCTCTTAAAGACGTGGTGGAGCAGCACAAGGCCTCCTTGCAGGGCCAGCTGGATGCGGTCAAGAGGAG GCTTCCTGAGATTGACGTCGCCCTGCTGACTTTGTCCGAGATCCTGCAGCGGCTGACGGGTCAGAAGAGCTCCATCGAGGAGGACATCCACGCCGCCTTCGACGAGCTGCAGAAGACGCTTAACGTGCGCAAGAGCGTCCTGCTCATGGAGCTGGAAGTCAACTTCGGCCTCAAGCAGAAG GTGCTTCAGGCCCAGCTGGACAGCCTCATGCAGGGCCAGGAGGGCATCCACAGCAGCTGCAGCTTCACCGAGCAAGCCCTGAGCCACGGCACCGAGGCCGAGGTCCTCCTGGTGAAGAAGCAGATGAGCGAGCGTCTGGCCGAGCTGGCGGCGCGAGACCTCCCCCTGCGGCCCGGAGAGAACGACCAGCTGGACTTCCACATCGAGACGGATGGTCTGAAGAAGTCCATCCACAACGTCGGCACCGTGGTAACCACCAACGCCGTGGCGTCTGAGACGGTCGCGACCGGCGAGGGGTTACGCCACTGTGTGGTAGGGGTGCCTACTTCCATCACCATCACGACTAAGGACAAAGACGGGGATCTTTGTAAAATGGGCAACGCCGTCCTCACCGCCGACATCTCCTCGGCGGACGGCGGCAAAGGAGACGGGCAGATAGTGGACAACAAGAACGGCACCTACGAGTACCTGTTCACAGCCCCCAAAGAGGGTACCTTCAGCTTGTCGCTGCTTCTCTATGAGCAGCACATTAAAGGCAGCCCCTTCAGGACCAAGGCCACCAAGTCTACGGACGTGTCCACGGCCTCGGACGGCGTCAAGAAGAGGCTGAAGTCGCCGGGCAGCGGACACGTCAAGCAAAGGGCCATCAAGAGGCCGGCCAGTATGTACAGCACCGGCAGGAGGAAAGAGAACCCCATAGAGGACGATCTCATCTTCAGGATAG GCACCAAAGGGCGAAACAAAGGAGAGTTCACAAATCTTCAGGGCGTGGCTGCATCTCTTGGCAAAGTGCTGATAGCGGACAGCAACAACCAGTGTGTGCAG ATTTTCTCTAACGAGGGCCTGTTCCGAACTCGTTTTGGGGTCCGGGGCAGGACTCCCGGTCAGATGCAGCGACCCACCGGAGTGGCTGTCCACCCGACTGGTGACATCATCATTGCTGATTATGACAACAAATGGGTCAGCATTTTTTCTAGTGACGGCAAGTTTAAG AACAAGCTCGGCTCAGGGAAGCTGATGGGCCCAAAAGGCGTGTCGGTGGACAGAAACGGTCACGTTATCGTGGTCGACAACAAGGCCTGCTGCATCTTCATTTTTCAGGTCAACGGCAAGCTGGTCACTAAGTTTGGCAACCGTGGCAACGGTGACAAGCAGTTTGCAG GGCCTCACTTTGccgctgtcaacaacaacaatgaaATCATCATCACGGATTTCCACAACCACTCAGTCAAG GTGTTCAACACAGAGGGGGAGTTCCTTTTGAAGTTTGGCTCTAACGGCGAGGGTAACGGCCAGTTCAACGCCCCCACAGGAGTGGCGGTGGATGTCAACGGGAACATCATCGTGGCAGACTGGGGGAACAGCAGGATacag GTGTTTGATGGCAGCGGTTCTTTCCTGTCCTACATCAACACGTCAGCTGACCCGCTGTACGGCCCTCAGGGTCTGGCTCTTACCTCAGACGGACACGTGGTGGTGGCCGACTCGGGAAACCACTGTTTCAAAGTCTACCGCTACCTGCAGTAG